A part of Cannabis sativa cultivar Pink pepper isolate KNU-18-1 chromosome 6, ASM2916894v1, whole genome shotgun sequence genomic DNA contains:
- the LOC115724429 gene encoding elongation of fatty acids protein 3-like — MNSLVSTLKYWLVDHPTILHFQWIQPQTLGSTPTFLATTVLTYLTLTLLLSRSQFPPLTPKLLKPITAVHSLILLVLSLIMAVGCSLSILYSSDWASAICFPKETKPNGPLFFWAQVFYLSKLLEFGDTLLIILGGSIRRLSFLHVYHHATVVVMCYLWLRTSQSLFPVALVTNASVHVIMYGYYFLCAVGIRPGWKRVVTDCQIVQFVFSFAVSGRMLYLHFFGSGCSGILGWCFNAGFNASLLALFVNFHAKSYASRKRTKVEGVDYHDDNKVKGS, encoded by the coding sequence ATGAACTCTCTCGTCTCCACTCTCAAATACTGGCTGGTTGACCACCCAACGATCCTCCACTTTCAATGGATCCAACCTCAAACACTAGGCTCCACCCCAACCTTCCTCGCAACAACAGTCCTAACCTATCTCACTCTCACCCTCCTCCTCTCCCGATCCCAATTCCCACCCTTAACACCCAAACTCCTCAAACCAATTACAGCCGTCCACAGCCTCATCCTCCTCGTCCTCTCCCTCATCATGGCCGTCGGATGCTCTCTCTCAATCCTCTACTCATCCGATTGGGCCTCCGCAATCTGCTTCCCTAAAGAGACCAAGCCCAATGGGCCGCTCTTCTTCTGGGCCCAAGTCTTCTACCTCTCAAAGCTTCTCGAGTTCGGAGACACTCTTCTCATCATCCTCGGTGGCTCAATCCGACGGCTCTCGTTCCTCCACGTGTACCACCACGCCACCGTGGTGGTGATGTGTTACCTTTGGCTCCGGACTTCTCAGTCTCTATTCCCAGTGGCGCTCGTGACTAATGCGTCAGTGCACGTGATCATGTACGGGTATTATTTTCTTTGCGCGGTTGGGATCCGACCCGGATGGAAACGGGTCGTGACGGACTGTCAGATAGTGCAGTTTGTTTTCAGCTTTGCGGTTTCGGGTCGGATGTTGTACTTGCATTTTTTCGGGTCCGGGTGCTCCGGGATTTTGGGCTGGTGCTTCAATGCGGGTTTCAACGCCTCACTTTTGGCTCTGTTTGTTAATTTTCATGCTAAGAGTTATGCTAGTAGGAAAAGGACCAAAGTTGAGGGTGTGGATTACCATGATGATAATAAAGTTAAAGGCTCATAG